In Pirellula sp. SH-Sr6A, the DNA window CGAGCGCGGTGGGAACCAGGAGGAGAAGGGCTTTGATTTTCGACATAATTCATTGCTCCCATGGTGGAACAAAATAGAGGGCTCTCGGGAAGCTGTGTTGCTCGCCAAATTATAGCAGAGAGGTAGGCTGCAGGGTGAATTAACTGGCAGACTGCTTCTCCGGGTATTTGATGCGGCCGTGATAAATGGCAGTCAGGCTCTTAGTAAGCGACGTTTTGATCAGTTCCAGCTCTTTCAGCGTCAACGCGCACTCCTCAAATTGACCGTCGAGCAACTTTTTCATCGCGATCTGCTCAACGAGGTTCTGAAGGCGCGATGGCGTTGGCTCTACCAACGCGCGCGACGCACTTTCCACCGCGTCCGCCAACATCAGAACCGCAGCTTCACGCGTCTGAGGCTTGGGGCCGGGATAGCGGTAGGTGTTCTCGGTGACTTCATCGGCGTGCGGATCCTGTTCGCTTTTCTTCGTCGCCATCCGGAAGAAGTACTCGACCAAAGTCGTGCCGTGATGCTGTTCAATGAAATCGATGATCCGCTTTGGGAGCTTATGCTTCCGTCCCAAGTCGGCACCGTCTTTGACGTGGGCGATGATGATGAGCGTGCTCATCGCGGGCTGCAAGGTATCGTGGCGGTTTGCACCAGGGGTTTGGTTCTCAACGAAGTAATTCGGCTTGAACATCTTTCCGATGTCATGAAAACAGGCTCCGACACGGACGAGCAATCCGTTTGCCCCAATCGCTTCTGCTGCCGACTCGGCCAACGCCGCTACAGAGATGCTGTGGTTGTAGGTTCCGGGCGCTCGCTGAGCCAATTGCCGAAGAAGCGGATGACTCATATCGCTGAGTTCCAAGAGGCTTAAATCCGTCTGAACATCGAGGAGACGTTCGAAAACCGGAAGCAAACCGGCCATGAGAGGTCCGCAAGCGAACACGATTACTGCCTGCCATGCAGCTTCGTTGATCAAACGAACAGGAAATAGACTGTTGGTAAAGGTTTGGATGCCGCTCATCGCGGGACCATCGGTGATCACTCCCCCCGACTGCCCAGTCATGACTCCCAGTCCGAGCACGGTAAAAAAGACAACCGTTGCGACGCCGAGCCCTACATAAATGAGCCGAGTCCGGTTCCGAATTCGTCCACACAACAAAGTGGCCGCCGCTGCCGCGCTGGAAAGCACGATAAACTCGGACAGATCGACCCGAGAACAAAACGATATCAACAAAGAGAGCGCCGCCATCAACATCAAAGACGTGGGGCGACCGAATGCAATCGTGGCTACTATGGCGGTGAGTGTGACCGGAGCAACTTCCGCCCGCAATGGATCGCTCGCTGCGAGCACCGACAGAATCACACACCCCAAACACACGCCGAGGACTTGTGTGAGTTTGACCGTGTCGGTGATAAGGGTTCGATCCAACGATTGATATATGAAAAAACCGACCAACACGTACAACGCGGTAATCAGACCACAAAATGCAGCGAGTCTTTGAAGGCGTAGTTTCCACGTCAGCTTCGAGGTGTAAGCAGCATGCTCTGCCCGGAGCAGTGCTATTTCCTTTTCGCCAAGCATCTTACCGATCGGGACGATCGATCCGAAGTTCGGATCGTAGGAGACCATCGCGGGCTTGACCGCTGCAATCGCTTCCTGCCTGGCTTTGTTACTTCGGTCCGTATTGAGCGTCAGTGTTTCTGGCAAATTGAGCGAAAGGTAATTGAAGACCAATTGGGCCAAGGTCCTCGATTCCTCATTCGGAAAGAGATTGCGAATCTCTCGTATCAACGAGGTTCGCAATGAGTTGTTCAACTCTGCAAGCCTCACACGTTGAACTTCTACGTCGATGTGTTGGTTTTCACTGCCGGGCTTGATGACGCGGATGTAGCGTTGATTCCCCAACTCCAAATCATGAGCCAATGTCTTAAGCGTCCCGGTCTCCAAAATAGGATCGAGAACCTCGCGCATAGCCGAAGTGTACTTGGACCAATCGGACGAGCTAGCGAGCGTTTTGTGGATTGCTTCCAATGCCGCTTCGTGCGGGATCTTTTGGGGCAAAGGCTCGCCATCCGACACCCCGAGCACATCGAGCAACGCGATCTGGGGCTTGGTCAGGGAGGTCACATCGGGAACTTCGTGAAGGGCCTGAAGCGTATCTCGCAGCGCCCCGGCCAGTTGCACAATCGCTTCATTGCGATTCTCGTACACACAATAGACCTCGCGAGCCGCTTGAGATTTCAGAACCTCCGTTTTGACTTCGTCGACAACTTGAAAGGGAACTCGAGCCAAGATCGATCGCTGCGGCACGAAGCCTTGGCGATAAGCGAACGGGGGCTCCCAAGCTCGTACGAAGACGACGATGAAGACCGCAACGGCGACGGCGATACCGAGCTTTCCGAGCGACTCCCAAGTTGCCGCTTTGGCTAACCAAGCCCTCCAGGGGTAGCGATCGATTCGCAAATTCGCAGCGCGTTCGCTGCGGGTTCTAGCATTCGTGTTGGACACAGCAGTCAGTCTAAAGGTTTAACGGTCGACCGGCGGGCTTGGCCTCAATGGGCGCGAGCCAGGCGATTGGGGGCTGTCATACGCGGCGACGATTTTTCGGACGAGCGGATGACGAACGATATCTCCCTCCGATAGCCGGACAAAGCTAAGTCCGGGAATTCCACTCAGTCTCTGGACGGCGTCTCGAAGACCGCTCGTGGTACCAGGTGGCAAGTCGACTTGCGACACATCCCCGGAAACCACGATC includes these proteins:
- a CDS encoding HD family phosphohydrolase, producing the protein MSNTNARTRSERAANLRIDRYPWRAWLAKAATWESLGKLGIAVAVAVFIVVFVRAWEPPFAYRQGFVPQRSILARVPFQVVDEVKTEVLKSQAAREVYCVYENRNEAIVQLAGALRDTLQALHEVPDVTSLTKPQIALLDVLGVSDGEPLPQKIPHEAALEAIHKTLASSSDWSKYTSAMREVLDPILETGTLKTLAHDLELGNQRYIRVIKPGSENQHIDVEVQRVRLAELNNSLRTSLIREIRNLFPNEESRTLAQLVFNYLSLNLPETLTLNTDRSNKARQEAIAAVKPAMVSYDPNFGSIVPIGKMLGEKEIALLRAEHAAYTSKLTWKLRLQRLAAFCGLITALYVLVGFFIYQSLDRTLITDTVKLTQVLGVCLGCVILSVLAASDPLRAEVAPVTLTAIVATIAFGRPTSLMLMAALSLLISFCSRVDLSEFIVLSSAAAAATLLCGRIRNRTRLIYVGLGVATVVFFTVLGLGVMTGQSGGVITDGPAMSGIQTFTNSLFPVRLINEAAWQAVIVFACGPLMAGLLPVFERLLDVQTDLSLLELSDMSHPLLRQLAQRAPGTYNHSISVAALAESAAEAIGANGLLVRVGACFHDIGKMFKPNYFVENQTPGANRHDTLQPAMSTLIIIAHVKDGADLGRKHKLPKRIIDFIEQHHGTTLVEYFFRMATKKSEQDPHADEVTENTYRYPGPKPQTREAAVLMLADAVESASRALVEPTPSRLQNLVEQIAMKKLLDGQFEECALTLKELELIKTSLTKSLTAIYHGRIKYPEKQSAS